The Pyrus communis chromosome 12, drPyrComm1.1, whole genome shotgun sequence genomic sequence ACAAGCTTACTTGGCCACCAAGCTGAGAACCCCTCTCATGAATCACGATCATATATAACTTGGTGATGATGAACATGTATCATTAATTAGCAGCACTCATACAAATAATTAAGTTTAATCAATTGAGAAGGTATGTCTAGAAGGCCGGGATTAGTATATTCGTCGGATTCTGATGACGATGGAGTAATTCACGGTGCAAAGCTCTTCGGACGTGAAAGGCCGATATATCATGTTCTTGGAGGTGGAAAAGGTATATGTAACGCTGTATATCATCTTCATTCATGTGATCTGCTAATTAATAATCATGTTCTTGAATTAAATGTGATAGAGTAGTAATTAATCACATTTATTTTGCAGTGGCGGATGTGTTGTTGTGGaggaatataaatgtatcagCTGGGCTTTTAATTGCCATGACGGTAATCTGGTTTCTTTTCGAAGTTGTCGAGTACAATTTCGTGACGCTCCTCTGTCACATCTCGATTACCGCATTGTTGGTAATCTTCATATGGCGCATGGCTGCAGAAATATTCAAATTGTAACATTCTCGATCTCATTTTTGCTAATTGATTAACTCTTATGATATCAGCTTAACaatttaaattagttttatttagATTGAATAATTAACATATTTATCCATGCAGTCCGCCGCCTATGGTACCTCAAATGATATTACATGAAAACACATTCAAACAAGTAGCTTCCACTGTCCATAAAGGATTCAACCACTTCTTATCAAGAGTTCTTGATAGTGCATGTGGAAGAGACTTCCCATTCTTCTTCTTGGTATATTGGaagttttttaataattaaaaaccaattACCTGTTTTGGTTAATGACTAAACTTGGTACTAATTAACAGATTTAACAACTCATTCTCTTTACATTTTCAGACAATCATTTGTCTCTATATTTTGTCTGTGATCGGAAACTATTTCAGCTTTCTGAATCTTCTTTACTTGGGTAAGAAGTTTTGTCACCTTATTCTAttttatatatacgtatatatgtatatatacgtgTATGTATATGGGCGGATCCGTGATTTATTCAATTAGGTTAACTAATTGGCACTTTGTTTGCTTGCAAATGAAGGGTTCATCTGCTTGGAAACGCTACCATTCCTCTACGAGCGATTTGAGGAAGACGTTGATCATTTAGCCGGAAAAATCAGCCGAGAGATAAAGAGATCGTACAGAAAGTTTGATTCTCAATTTCTCAACAAAATTCCTAGAGGTCCAGTGAAAGACAAGAAAAACAGATGAAACTATAATCCCATGGACTATTCATACCATGGAACACATGTATCACTCACTGTG encodes the following:
- the LOC137709749 gene encoding reticulon-like protein B9 — protein: MSRRPGLVYSSDSDDDGVIHGAKLFGRERPIYHVLGGGKVADVLLWRNINVSAGLLIAMTVIWFLFEVVEYNFVTLLCHISITALLVIFIWRMAAEIFKFPPPMVPQMILHENTFKQVASTVHKGFNHFLSRVLDSACGRDFPFFFLTIICLYILSVIGNYFSFLNLLYLGFICLETLPFLYERFEEDVDHLAGKISREIKRSYRKFDSQFLNKIPRGPVKDKKNR